The Phycisphaeraceae bacterium genome includes a window with the following:
- a CDS encoding PadR family transcriptional regulator codes for MDVSKELIKGTVVPIVLSLLNEQPRYGYEIVKVVNARTNGRFEWKEGTLYPTLHRLEEQRMIKAQWRDSDSGKQRKYYALTRRGRSELVQRQEEWKSFSQAVSLFLTGA; via the coding sequence ATGGATGTATCCAAAGAACTGATCAAGGGAACCGTGGTGCCGATCGTGCTGTCGCTCCTAAACGAGCAGCCGCGCTACGGCTACGAGATCGTCAAGGTCGTCAACGCCCGCACCAACGGCCGCTTCGAGTGGAAAGAGGGCACTCTCTACCCGACGCTGCACCGGCTCGAAGAGCAGCGGATGATCAAGGCCCAGTGGCGTGATTCAGACTCGGGCAAGCAGCGCAAGTACTACGCCCTGACCCGGCGGGGCCGATCGGAGCTGGTCCAGCGGCAGGAGGAGTGGAAATCGTTCTCACAGGCCGTCAGCCTGTTTCTGACAGGAGCCTGA
- a CDS encoding permease prefix domain 1-containing protein, which produces MNPYNELTQRLTKRLSIDRELRMEIARELEGHLEDAEAEFRRGGNSDQEAKANAIRALGDEQEISDGLWQANRRRMRLRSVLTWGARVTVVPLAILLMVLLMVCMMLTSSFVMNPYEIDPDQTGWIKQQYFEWLHADMSEDDLLIVYGEPTAESSAAAQRAIWERFPDEPMYYANFAAEALREAQHRKALSPETLIGNDSLEEILELGIKLDPDNAAYDYALASLYLNGTAEFVRDETLSSTRVHDGEMFTDHPVRMEVTDHEAVDRAAQLILEASTKTQTTFYGFEVEAKRQALLPEPRTMMGLVMRISRSVSVMLPGLGHQREAARLSQALAIKRARAGDREGAKVWIEVASQMSRQLAGGSKALIELLVAQSIHTTTLQTKVYVHDVLGDLDLLNMAQADVQRAQDRFQSLQDGSPDFYERQTRYGLLLGTMLPAIPSLTIDATPWRQIEYAVFDQATLMSILIAANTLVLGLSGLSVIRIWRTRGSGQDPMLLWIGWRRLGVVLGLGFLLPTVLVVLWWMTPWSSRAFGIQFAGGVLTTEYVLLASAVLLALSGLMIRAIYQRARELGIDVPTRLSLRPLMPATIMAASLFLTAIWSYLTWDPVSLLDGGPSYVRPLALKGLASLTLLLWLGGWLWRMLGVERRMVLIGLMLRLFGSALAGGVMGALGAILINDDSVPIGLLFACLGGALGILWVLVWLTSPKVDLGLFVGSAIRTAAPLAATGAVLLTLVVAPMLIWAESRLSRQIHQDGMLYAQEIEKSDYRYLREWLITGEVPDEFQ; this is translated from the coding sequence ATGAATCCCTACAACGAACTTACTCAGCGGCTCACGAAGCGGCTGAGCATCGACCGTGAACTGCGCATGGAGATCGCCCGAGAGCTGGAAGGGCACCTGGAAGACGCCGAAGCCGAGTTTCGTCGTGGCGGGAACTCTGACCAAGAGGCAAAAGCCAACGCCATCCGTGCCCTCGGCGATGAGCAGGAGATCTCAGATGGCCTGTGGCAAGCGAATCGGCGGCGCATGCGCCTGCGGTCGGTCCTGACCTGGGGAGCGCGCGTCACCGTTGTGCCACTGGCGATCCTGCTGATGGTGCTGCTGATGGTATGCATGATGCTGACCTCGTCATTTGTCATGAACCCCTACGAGATCGACCCCGATCAGACCGGCTGGATCAAGCAGCAGTACTTCGAGTGGCTGCACGCCGACATGAGCGAGGACGACCTGCTCATCGTCTATGGCGAGCCGACTGCCGAGAGTTCAGCCGCCGCGCAGCGCGCGATCTGGGAGCGATTCCCGGATGAGCCGATGTACTACGCGAACTTTGCCGCTGAGGCTCTGCGAGAAGCGCAACACAGAAAGGCGTTGTCGCCCGAGACACTGATTGGGAACGACTCGCTTGAGGAGATTTTAGAGCTTGGAATCAAACTCGATCCTGATAACGCCGCTTACGACTACGCGCTGGCGAGCCTGTATCTCAACGGGACTGCTGAGTTTGTACGCGATGAAACGCTGAGTTCTACACGCGTCCACGATGGCGAGATGTTCACCGATCACCCCGTGAGGATGGAAGTTACCGATCATGAAGCGGTTGATCGGGCAGCGCAGCTGATCCTTGAGGCTTCGACCAAGACACAGACTACGTTCTATGGGTTTGAGGTGGAGGCCAAACGCCAGGCTCTTCTGCCCGAGCCCAGGACCATGATGGGGCTTGTGATGCGAATCAGCCGGTCTGTCTCGGTCATGCTCCCAGGCCTCGGACATCAGCGGGAAGCGGCCAGATTATCTCAGGCCTTGGCTATCAAACGGGCGCGGGCAGGTGATCGTGAAGGGGCAAAGGTGTGGATTGAAGTGGCCTCGCAGATGTCTCGCCAACTCGCGGGTGGATCGAAAGCCCTGATCGAACTCCTCGTCGCTCAATCGATTCATACCACCACCTTGCAGACGAAGGTCTATGTGCACGATGTTCTGGGCGACCTTGACTTGCTGAATATGGCTCAAGCAGATGTGCAGCGTGCTCAGGATCGATTCCAGAGTCTCCAGGACGGCAGTCCTGATTTCTACGAGCGACAAACCAGATACGGCTTGCTGCTGGGCACCATGCTGCCGGCAATTCCATCTCTGACCATCGATGCGACCCCCTGGCGGCAGATCGAGTACGCCGTCTTCGACCAGGCCACCCTGATGAGCATCCTGATCGCGGCCAACACGCTGGTCCTGGGACTCAGCGGACTCAGTGTGATCCGCATCTGGCGAACGCGTGGATCCGGGCAAGATCCGATGCTTCTCTGGATCGGCTGGCGTCGATTAGGCGTCGTTTTGGGTTTGGGCTTTCTGCTGCCGACGGTGCTGGTGGTGCTGTGGTGGATGACGCCCTGGTCCAGCCGGGCATTTGGAATCCAGTTTGCCGGTGGCGTTCTCACGACTGAGTATGTTCTTTTGGCTTCAGCAGTTCTGCTCGCATTGAGTGGGCTGATGATCAGAGCGATTTACCAGCGGGCTAGAGAGTTAGGAATCGATGTCCCCACGCGGCTGTCTCTACGACCACTCATGCCAGCAACGATCATGGCAGCCTCACTCTTTCTCACCGCGATCTGGAGCTATCTCACATGGGACCCCGTGAGTCTGCTTGATGGCGGACCGTCGTATGTTCGACCTCTCGCGCTGAAGGGGTTAGCTAGCCTGACGCTGCTGCTGTGGCTGGGCGGCTGGCTCTGGCGGATGCTAGGTGTCGAGAGAAGGATGGTCCTCATCGGCCTGATGCTTCGCTTATTCGGCTCTGCCCTCGCAGGTGGCGTCATGGGGGCACTGGGCGCCATCCTCATCAACGATGACAGCGTGCCTATAGGCCTGCTGTTCGCTTGCCTCGGAGGCGCACTGGGCATTTTGTGGGTTTTGGTCTGGCTGACATCACCCAAGGTCGATCTTGGTCTGTTTGTAGGATCGGCCATACGAACAGCTGCGCCACTCGCGGCAACAGGTGCCGTATTGTTGACGCTCGTGGTCGCCCCGATGCTCATCTGGGCTGAATCCCGCCTGTCACGCCAGATCCATCAGGACGGCATGCTGTACGCGCAGGAAATAGAAAAATCCGACTACCGCTACCTCCGCGAGTGGCTGATCACCGGCGAGGTCCCCGACGAGTTTCAGTGA
- the proS gene encoding proline--tRNA ligase → MNQKMKQKQGGGGSGGGGGKPQTAITPTRAEDYPQWYQQVVKSGELAEPSDVRGCMVIKPWGYALWENIQRVLDGMFKATGHKNAYFPLFIPKSYLEKEAEHVEGFAKECAVVTHHRLEDDGQGGLKPAGPLEEPLVVRPTSETIIGATYAKWVQSYRDLPILINQWANVVRWELRTRMFLRTTEFLWQEGHTAHATAEEAQAETATMHEVYARFAEDYMAMPVIKGEKPAHERFPGAVQTFSIEAMMQDRKALQAGTSHFLGQNFAKAQNIEFLGEDNLRHHAWTTSWGVSTRLIGGLIMTHADDDGLILPPRLAPSHIVILPILPKGKPPEIVLDYCSKLAADLRDLRYADRSIEVEVDTRDLRGGDKTWQWIKRGVPIRLEIGERDIADDSVFMARRDKGPKEKQGIKRTDFLATVADILQDIQDGLLARAKAFRDEHTRVIDDAEAFKAFFTPENAEQPEIHAGFALAHWDGTSETAKKVQDELGVTIRCIPEDKGEPGTCVISGKPSAKRVVWAKAY, encoded by the coding sequence ATGAACCAAAAGATGAAGCAGAAGCAGGGGGGCGGGGGGAGTGGGGGGGGCGGCGGCAAGCCCCAGACCGCCATCACACCCACCCGCGCCGAAGACTACCCCCAGTGGTACCAGCAGGTCGTCAAATCCGGGGAGCTCGCCGAGCCCTCCGACGTCCGCGGCTGCATGGTCATCAAGCCGTGGGGCTACGCGCTCTGGGAAAACATCCAGCGCGTCCTCGACGGCATGTTCAAGGCGACCGGCCACAAGAACGCCTACTTCCCGCTGTTCATCCCCAAGAGCTACCTGGAGAAGGAGGCCGAGCACGTCGAGGGCTTCGCCAAGGAGTGCGCCGTCGTCACCCACCACCGGCTGGAGGACGATGGCCAGGGCGGGCTCAAGCCCGCTGGCCCCCTGGAAGAGCCGCTGGTCGTCCGCCCGACGAGTGAGACCATCATCGGGGCGACCTACGCCAAGTGGGTCCAGAGCTACCGCGACCTGCCGATCCTCATCAATCAATGGGCCAACGTCGTCCGCTGGGAGCTGCGTACCCGGATGTTCCTGCGGACGACCGAGTTCCTCTGGCAGGAGGGGCACACCGCCCACGCCACCGCCGAGGAAGCTCAGGCCGAGACCGCGACCATGCACGAGGTCTACGCCCGCTTCGCCGAGGACTACATGGCCATGCCCGTCATCAAGGGCGAAAAACCCGCCCACGAACGCTTCCCCGGCGCCGTCCAGACCTTCTCCATCGAAGCCATGATGCAGGATCGCAAGGCCCTGCAGGCCGGAACCAGCCACTTCCTTGGGCAGAACTTCGCCAAGGCCCAGAACATCGAGTTCCTTGGCGAAGACAACCTCCGCCACCACGCCTGGACAACGAGCTGGGGCGTCTCCACCCGTCTCATCGGCGGGCTCATCATGACCCACGCCGACGACGACGGCCTCATCCTCCCGCCCCGGCTCGCTCCCTCACACATCGTCATCCTGCCCATCCTCCCCAAGGGCAAGCCCCCAGAGATCGTGCTCGACTACTGCAGCAAACTCGCCGCCGATCTCCGCGACCTCCGCTACGCCGACCGCTCGATCGAAGTCGAGGTCGACACCCGGGACCTCCGAGGCGGCGACAAGACCTGGCAGTGGATCAAACGCGGCGTCCCCATCCGCCTCGAAATCGGCGAGCGCGATATCGCCGACGACTCGGTCTTCATGGCCCGCAGGGACAAAGGCCCCAAGGAAAAACAGGGCATCAAACGCACCGACTTCCTCGCCACCGTCGCCGACATCCTCCAGGACATCCAGGACGGCCTGCTGGCCCGAGCCAAGGCGTTTCGTGATGAGCACACCCGTGTCATCGACGATGCCGAGGCCTTCAAAGCCTTCTTCACCCCCGAAAACGCCGAACAACCCGAGATCCACGCCGGCTTCGCCCTCGCCCACTGGGACGGCACCAGCGAAACCGCGAAAAAAGTCCAGGACGAACTCGGCGTCACCATCCGCTGCATCCCGGAAGACAAGGGCGAACCAGGAACCTGCGTGATCAGCGGGAAGCCAAGCGCAAAGAGGGTGGTTTGGGCGAAGGCGTATTGA
- a CDS encoding aminotransferase class I/II-fold pyridoxal phosphate-dependent enzyme, producing MSDGTLGLGTRCLHAGQEPDGTTNSRAVPIYATTSYVFNDTDHAARLFGLQEFGNIYSRLMNPTVSVLEKRLAALDGGVNALCFASGQAAITAAILTIAHSGQNIISATSLYGGTWTLFTQTLKNLGIEVRFFDSSKPEQISKLIDENTRLVYLESIGNPKNDVPDFKAIAEAAHNGKYGRLPVICDNTVMTPALLRTFEHGVDINVYSTTKFIGGHGTHIGGAIVDSGNFPWTEDPQKWPEFCAPAPSYHGAVFAEHLKPFGNIVFCAHAMTHWLRDTGGAMSPFAAFLFLQGLETLHLRMPRHCENALKVATFLEAHDAVEWVNYPGLASHKDHGNAKTYLPDGQGAILGFGIKGGAEAGKVFINNVKLCSHLANIGDAKTLVIHPASTTHSQLAEDEQMRTGVSPEYVRVSVGIEDADDIIADLDQALAAAVPVAV from the coding sequence ATGTCAGACGGAACCCTTGGACTCGGAACACGCTGCCTCCACGCTGGCCAGGAGCCGGATGGGACGACCAACTCACGGGCGGTGCCCATCTACGCCACCACGTCGTATGTTTTTAATGACACCGACCACGCGGCGCGGCTGTTCGGGCTGCAGGAGTTCGGCAACATCTACAGCCGGCTCATGAACCCGACGGTCTCGGTGCTGGAGAAGCGCTTGGCGGCGCTCGATGGCGGGGTGAATGCCCTGTGCTTTGCCTCCGGGCAGGCGGCGATCACTGCGGCGATCCTGACGATTGCCCACTCGGGTCAGAACATCATCAGCGCGACCAGCCTCTACGGCGGGACGTGGACGCTCTTCACGCAGACGTTGAAGAACCTCGGCATCGAGGTGCGGTTCTTCGATTCCAGCAAGCCTGAGCAGATCAGCAAGCTCATCGACGAGAACACCCGGCTGGTGTATCTGGAGTCCATCGGCAACCCGAAGAACGACGTGCCGGATTTCAAAGCGATTGCGGAGGCGGCGCACAACGGGAAGTATGGTCGATTGCCGGTGATTTGTGACAATACGGTGATGACGCCGGCGTTGCTGCGGACGTTTGAGCATGGGGTGGACATCAATGTCTATTCCACGACTAAGTTTATAGGCGGTCACGGTACGCACATCGGCGGGGCGATTGTTGATTCGGGCAACTTCCCATGGACCGAAGACCCCCAAAAGTGGCCTGAGTTTTGTGCGCCGGCGCCCAGTTATCACGGTGCGGTGTTCGCGGAGCACCTCAAACCGTTCGGAAACATCGTCTTTTGTGCGCACGCCATGACGCACTGGCTGCGGGATACCGGCGGGGCGATGAGTCCGTTCGCGGCGTTCCTGTTCCTGCAGGGGCTTGAGACGCTGCATCTGCGGATGCCTCGGCACTGCGAGAACGCGCTGAAAGTCGCGACGTTCCTGGAGGCCCACGACGCCGTCGAGTGGGTGAACTACCCCGGACTGGCCAGCCACAAGGACCACGGCAACGCCAAGACGTACCTGCCTGATGGTCAGGGTGCGATCCTGGGCTTCGGGATCAAGGGCGGGGCCGAGGCGGGCAAGGTGTTTATTAACAACGTCAAGCTGTGCAGCCACCTGGCGAACATCGGCGACGCCAAGACGCTGGTGATCCACCCGGCGTCGACGACGCATTCGCAGCTGGCCGAGGACGAGCAGATGCGCACCGGCGTGAGCCCCGAGTACGTCCGGGTGTCGGTCGGCATCGAGGATGCGGATGACATCATCGCGGACCTGGATCAGGCTCTGGCGGCTGCGGTCCCGGTGGCCGTCTGA
- a CDS encoding homoserine O-acetyltransferase: protein MEPNVPTSTDDLQTSGPLSHAQKVALDGAVRLERGGELAEVVVCYETWGRLDNDGGNAILVCHAISGDSHAASHDAADLMGWWDELIGPGKAIDTDRYFVICMNVLGGCRGTTGPNSINPATGRVYGPEFPLITMADIVDVQAQALDKLGIQRLLAVVGGSLGGQQALVWATRYPERVRLAVPIATAPRLTSQALAFDVVGRNAIMSDPGFEGGRYAEKGGVPQSGLAIARMLGHITYLSQEAMDAKFEADRLKPHDIATAFEKRFSVGSYLAHQGNKFVERFDANSYITLTLAMDLFDLGREPGVLRETVAPATCRWLLLSFSSDWLFPPRQSCEVVDALVAEGKPVSYCELPSDAGHDAFLLRAEIERYGPLIGARLEQELVGEVRVHAPEIIGPSDSAVHRALAGPSVFSKRRPDYERILSLIPKGASVLDLGCGEGTLLSRLRDLGHERLMGIDVSEDKIIDTVRAGLEVIDHDMNQGLPQFADGAFDCVVLSQTLQALPNVSLVLSEMVRVGQRAIVSFPNFAFREIRRMLVETGRSPKSAGAYGYEWHNTPNRRFPSIADFEDYCIDQRLRVHRAVHLDSSTDAEVAEDPNRNADLSIFVLSRV, encoded by the coding sequence ATGGAACCTAACGTCCCGACGAGCACTGATGACCTGCAGACTTCTGGCCCGCTGTCACATGCTCAGAAGGTCGCTCTGGACGGAGCGGTGAGGCTCGAACGCGGCGGTGAGCTGGCCGAGGTGGTGGTCTGCTATGAGACGTGGGGCCGACTGGATAATGACGGGGGTAATGCGATTCTGGTTTGTCATGCGATCTCGGGCGATTCGCACGCTGCATCGCATGACGCTGCGGACCTGATGGGCTGGTGGGATGAGCTGATCGGTCCGGGCAAGGCGATCGATACGGATCGGTATTTCGTGATCTGCATGAATGTCCTTGGCGGCTGCCGGGGCACGACCGGTCCCAACAGCATCAATCCGGCGACCGGGCGGGTGTACGGCCCTGAGTTTCCGTTGATCACGATGGCGGACATCGTTGATGTGCAGGCGCAGGCGCTGGACAAGCTCGGCATCCAGCGGCTGCTTGCGGTTGTCGGCGGGTCGTTGGGCGGGCAGCAGGCGTTGGTGTGGGCGACGCGATATCCGGAGCGGGTTCGGCTGGCGGTGCCGATTGCGACGGCTCCCAGGCTGACGTCGCAGGCGCTGGCTTTCGATGTCGTCGGGCGGAACGCGATCATGAGCGATCCGGGGTTTGAGGGCGGGCGGTATGCGGAGAAGGGCGGGGTTCCGCAGAGCGGTCTGGCGATCGCGCGGATGCTCGGGCATATCACTTATTTGTCGCAGGAGGCAATGGACGCGAAGTTCGAGGCTGATCGGCTTAAGCCTCATGACATTGCCACGGCGTTCGAGAAGCGTTTTTCGGTTGGGTCGTATCTTGCTCATCAGGGCAATAAGTTTGTCGAGCGGTTTGATGCCAACAGCTACATCACGCTGACGCTGGCGATGGACTTGTTTGATCTTGGGCGTGAACCGGGGGTGCTTCGGGAGACGGTGGCCCCGGCGACGTGTCGGTGGCTGCTGCTGAGTTTTTCGAGTGACTGGCTTTTCCCGCCCCGGCAGAGCTGCGAGGTCGTTGATGCCCTGGTGGCGGAGGGTAAGCCGGTGAGCTACTGCGAACTGCCGAGCGATGCGGGGCACGACGCGTTTTTGCTGCGGGCTGAGATCGAGCGGTACGGCCCGCTGATCGGGGCGAGGCTTGAGCAGGAGTTGGTTGGCGAGGTGCGTGTTCACGCGCCTGAGATCATTGGTCCCTCGGATTCGGCGGTGCATCGTGCTCTCGCGGGCCCGTCGGTGTTTTCGAAGCGTCGGCCGGATTACGAGCGAATCTTGTCTCTGATCCCGAAGGGCGCGAGTGTGCTGGACCTTGGTTGCGGCGAGGGGACGCTGCTGAGTCGCCTGCGCGATCTTGGGCATGAGCGGCTGATGGGGATCGATGTTTCGGAGGATAAGATCATCGATACCGTGCGAGCTGGGCTTGAGGTGATCGATCACGACATGAATCAAGGGCTGCCGCAGTTTGCGGATGGTGCGTTTGATTGCGTGGTGTTGTCTCAGACGTTGCAGGCGCTGCCGAATGTCTCGCTGGTGTTGTCTGAGATGGTGCGGGTCGGTCAGCGGGCGATCGTGAGTTTCCCGAACTTTGCGTTTCGGGAGATCCGGAGGATGTTGGTCGAGACAGGGCGGTCGCCGAAGTCGGCCGGGGCTTACGGGTATGAGTGGCACAACACGCCGAACCGGCGGTTTCCCTCGATCGCGGATTTTGAGGACTACTGCATCGACCAGAGGCTTCGGGTTCACCGTGCGGTGCATCTGGATAGCTCAACCGATGCAGAGGTGGCAGAAGACCCTAATCGGAACGCGGATCTTTCGATCTTCGTTCTCAGTAGGGTCTGA
- the rpsT gene encoding 30S ribosomal protein S20 yields the protein MAHSLSAKKRIRQNIKARARNRWRKSNVHEALVEFDEAILHASVDDAKKQLDGLYKLLDRTAAKGVIHRKTADRKKARLAARLNAKATAAA from the coding sequence ATGGCCCACTCGCTCAGCGCCAAAAAACGGATTCGTCAGAACATCAAGGCCCGCGCCCGCAACCGCTGGCGCAAGAGCAACGTCCACGAGGCCCTGGTCGAGTTCGACGAGGCCATCCTCCACGCCTCCGTCGATGACGCCAAAAAGCAGCTCGACGGCCTCTACAAGCTCTTGGACCGTACCGCCGCCAAGGGCGTGATCCACCGCAAGACCGCCGATCGCAAGAAGGCCCGCCTCGCAGCCCGGCTCAACGCCAAGGCCACTGCGGCAGCCTGA
- a CDS encoding DUF3553 domain-containing protein, translating into MAEDQPYQSGQVVSHPKRPEWGRGIVRSVEPITHDGVPAQRVAVDFANKGRIVVNTAIANLQVTGVEPGYVAQPKISPRKNPSSMVIQQKAAVSDDEASRRNAGWLTDLEQGRGADQELWSLPLAMTDPFGSLKQRLSATLDSYRFTTEPRSLISWAVAQTGLDDPLSKFTRSEMEQAFPRFCRDRDNHLVDLVRTAKRQMQHDTLDEVRSEIESPAAHKALHKASRGA; encoded by the coding sequence ATGGCTGAGGATCAGCCCTATCAATCAGGCCAGGTCGTCTCGCACCCCAAGCGACCGGAGTGGGGTCGTGGGATCGTCCGTTCGGTCGAGCCGATTACGCATGATGGTGTTCCGGCCCAACGAGTGGCGGTGGATTTTGCCAACAAGGGGCGGATTGTGGTCAACACCGCGATCGCGAACCTGCAGGTGACGGGCGTTGAGCCGGGTTATGTCGCTCAGCCGAAGATTTCGCCACGTAAGAACCCGTCGAGCATGGTGATCCAGCAGAAGGCCGCCGTATCTGATGACGAGGCTTCGCGGCGGAATGCCGGATGGCTCACCGACTTGGAGCAGGGGCGTGGGGCGGATCAGGAGCTGTGGAGTCTCCCGCTTGCGATGACCGATCCGTTTGGGAGCCTCAAGCAGAGGCTCAGCGCGACGCTGGACAGCTATCGTTTTACGACTGAGCCGAGGAGCCTGATTTCCTGGGCGGTGGCTCAGACTGGTCTCGATGACCCGCTGAGCAAGTTCACCCGATCGGAGATGGAGCAGGCGTTCCCGCGGTTCTGCAGAGACCGTGACAATCATCTGGTTGACCTGGTGCGGACGGCCAAGCGGCAGATGCAGCACGACACCCTTGACGAGGTTCGCTCGGAGATCGAATCGCCCGCGGCCCACAAGGCTTTGCACAAGGCCTCGCGCGGAGCCTGA
- the ligA gene encoding NAD-dependent DNA ligase LigA, with protein MGKASERVAELRAILDRANRLYYVDAQPELPDQAYDRLLQELADLEAQHPELARDDSPTRRVGGEPIDGFETVEHALPMRSIDNTYDREELVAWHQRVLKRLAGEDDSLSPGEGLFDGESPTVELRAEPKIDGVAISLRYEQGGLVRALTRGDGRRGDDVTENVRTIRAIPLTLSRGESGNELPSVLEIRGEIYMPQAEFARINRQREQEGLDVFMNPRNATAGTLKQLDARLVAKRRLSFLAHGVGEIEPNRYEGFTQLCEAMRGWGIPTNQQVGGLTRDIEEVWSAIERFDQQRATLGYATDGVVVRVDRFDLQDRLGATSKAPRWCIAFKYAAEQGETTLREVHWQVGKTGRITPRAEMDPVVLAGTTVTYATLHNADQIERLGVAIGDRIVVQKAGEIIPQVVGLASGKRARQRRPIVAPADCPSCQEPTEREEDGVDLRCVNPQCPAQLLERLIWFVGRDQMDIDGLGEKVVMQLVEAGLVKSFGDLYRLAQHRDTLLGLERMGEKKIDNFLAGLEASKVRGLARVLAGLGIRHVGRRAAELIAAAFGSDEKLYVVDEEAIAGVHEIGPITAASLHGFVHSESGRRILQDLKEQGVELTHQGPAGSGSNGVLTGKTVVITGSFDRFDRQGLSKRVEALGGRVTSSVSSKTNLLLVGESPGSKLDKARKLGVEVWDEDRIVEELGESS; from the coding sequence ATGGGTAAGGCTTCCGAGCGCGTTGCTGAGCTGCGTGCGATTCTGGATCGCGCGAATCGGCTGTACTACGTCGATGCTCAGCCCGAGTTGCCGGATCAGGCGTACGACCGGCTTCTCCAGGAGCTAGCTGATCTCGAAGCGCAGCATCCGGAGTTGGCTCGTGACGACTCGCCGACCCGGCGTGTGGGTGGGGAGCCGATCGATGGCTTCGAGACGGTCGAGCACGCGCTGCCGATGAGATCGATTGACAACACCTACGATCGGGAGGAGTTGGTCGCGTGGCATCAGCGGGTACTCAAACGTCTGGCCGGAGAAGATGATTCGCTCTCTCCAGGCGAGGGGTTGTTTGATGGTGAGTCGCCGACAGTCGAGTTGCGGGCTGAGCCCAAGATTGATGGTGTGGCGATCAGTCTGCGTTACGAGCAAGGCGGGTTGGTGAGGGCGCTGACTCGGGGGGATGGCCGGCGGGGTGATGATGTCACCGAGAACGTCCGCACGATCCGGGCGATCCCTCTTACTCTCAGCAGGGGGGAGAGTGGCAACGAGCTTCCTAGCGTGCTTGAAATCCGTGGCGAGATCTACATGCCGCAGGCGGAGTTTGCGCGGATCAATCGTCAGCGTGAGCAGGAGGGGCTCGACGTTTTTATGAATCCTCGCAATGCTACGGCGGGGACCCTCAAGCAGCTTGACGCGCGCCTGGTGGCTAAGCGACGGCTGAGTTTTTTAGCCCATGGCGTCGGGGAGATTGAGCCCAATCGGTACGAGGGCTTCACGCAGCTTTGTGAGGCGATGCGCGGCTGGGGCATCCCGACCAATCAGCAGGTGGGTGGGTTGACGCGGGATATCGAGGAGGTGTGGTCTGCGATCGAGCGCTTCGATCAGCAGCGAGCCACGCTGGGGTATGCGACCGATGGGGTCGTTGTGCGTGTGGATCGGTTTGACCTTCAGGATCGACTGGGTGCGACGAGCAAGGCACCGCGTTGGTGTATTGCGTTTAAGTATGCAGCGGAGCAGGGCGAGACGACGCTTAGGGAGGTGCACTGGCAGGTCGGCAAGACGGGTCGTATCACGCCACGGGCCGAGATGGACCCGGTCGTTCTGGCGGGGACGACGGTCACTTACGCCACGCTGCACAACGCGGATCAGATCGAGCGCCTTGGCGTGGCGATCGGGGATCGCATCGTGGTGCAGAAGGCTGGCGAGATCATCCCGCAGGTTGTTGGTCTGGCTTCAGGGAAGCGGGCGCGTCAGCGTCGGCCGATTGTCGCGCCCGCCGACTGTCCGAGTTGTCAGGAGCCTACTGAGCGCGAGGAGGATGGGGTGGACCTTCGCTGCGTTAACCCGCAGTGCCCGGCGCAGCTGCTCGAAAGGTTGATCTGGTTCGTCGGCAGGGATCAGATGGACATCGATGGGCTTGGCGAGAAGGTCGTGATGCAACTTGTCGAGGCGGGGTTGGTGAAGTCCTTCGGTGACCTCTATCGGCTCGCGCAGCATCGAGACACCCTGCTCGGGCTGGAGCGGATGGGCGAGAAGAAGATCGACAACTTTCTCGCCGGTCTGGAGGCCAGCAAGGTGAGAGGGCTCGCGCGTGTACTCGCAGGTCTTGGGATTCGCCACGTCGGCCGGAGAGCGGCGGAACTGATCGCGGCAGCCTTCGGTAGCGACGAGAAGCTGTACGTTGTTGACGAGGAGGCGATCGCGGGTGTCCATGAGATTGGGCCAATTACGGCGGCTTCGCTGCATGGTTTTGTTCATAGTGAATCGGGGCGGAGGATTCTGCAGGATCTTAAGGAGCAAGGTGTTGAGCTGACCCATCAGGGACCCGCCGGATCTGGCAGTAACGGCGTGTTGACCGGCAAGACGGTTGTGATTACCGGGAGTTTCGATCGTTTTGACCGGCAGGGTCTGTCGAAGCGGGTCGAGGCCCTGGGCGGGCGGGTGACATCCAGTGTTTCGAGTAAAACCAACCTGCTTCTGGTGGGTGAGAGCCCCGGCAGCAAGCTGGATAAAGCCAGGAAGCTGGGCGTCGAGGTGTGGGACGAAGATCGGATCGTCGAGGAACTTGGTGAATCGAGCTAG